The genomic interval tacaatatttctacgtcaaataattgtttctccATCATCAATCTAACTTACACATAGACAGCTGTCCTTGTCTATCTAGCCAACAAGCTAAATGAGGTGATGTAACTTGTCATTTAGAAAGgtagccaactctgcatcactgttcacacaaacaaactctcaccatcaaatgcaaaatatacCATCGTTTTACTCCGTGCTTTGTCTTATGCTCACGTTGCTTCAGTATATCTTCGTCTCTGGAGCGTTCGGTGTAggctacatgaacccaaacaaagcttgtcattggccttcacctcacacaccttcaaggaagtacatCCCTACAAATGTCCCGGCCAcgttttacttgcaaccatggcactggggatagtgtcagtcctgacactCTGCCAGAGTCTGCGTTTTAACGTTAACTGATGGTATGTAATGGTTATTATCTGatatttttaatggaaaatgctgcatagAGCACCTTTACGGCTAAGTTACGGTTAGAGAACATTCATTTTCCTTTCTGATTTCCACCAAAATAGAAATacaactttgtgtgtgtgatccacgaagaaataacaaaacctgACAAATGTGTCCCTGCAAGTTTTTTGGCCTGTCTCCACCAGGGAAAAAGTGATGCCGTCTTAGGTGTTAGGTTTAAGAAAAAAGGTACAGCTGGGCGTAGTGCTAGAATTTAGGATTCAGGTTAAGACATTACTGGCAAGGTTTAGAGTCAGGCATTAGGGCTATATTGAAGTTAGGCATGAAATTTAGTATTAAAGTGAAGTTAGTGTTTTGGGCTAGGGAATAAGGAAATATAATCAGAAATGAGGCTGCTTGGGTCTCTGGCTCAAAATGAACAattatgtaatgtgtatttctgtgcaCTTCAACCCACAGTCTGGACTTAATTTTAATTCTATAATATCATGTATAGTGCAAAATTCATTGGGGGAGTTCCCGGTACACATTATGTTTCTTGATTAATCAATACCTTTATAAAAAGTGATTTAAATTCCACTGACCAATGTGCCCTTGTATTGCCCTTGTATTGATTGATTTTGGGTGCCTTTTGATTGCAAAGTTTTGTTCTTATAACAGATAATATGGTTTAGggtatattttttcaattttgTGTAGGAAGACTGAGGTCAGAATGTTCACTTTGCTGCCTAATatttcccacccactgacaggtatTTTGTTGATCAGAATTGCCCCATACTTCATATTAAATtgaatacttttattttgtaatgggAGTCGCAAGCCAAACGTATTTCAAGTATATCAAACAGTTTTGAAACTGACTCATTTTCACTTACATATATCCTATTTTTCCACTAAAAGAGCAAAAAGAGATTACACgtctttatgtatttatatCTTTGTATTTAAACCAATGGCGTTGTCATGCGCTACCTAGGGCTGAAAATGTCGTCATATTAACTATTGACGACACGATCTGAGATATTGTCAGAAGGAAACATCGGCGGGCCAGTGGCGCAATGGATAACGCGTCTGACTACGGATCAGAAGATTCTAGGTTCGACTCCTGGCTGGCTCGTTAGTTTTCTATTTGTTAATTCGCATAATTGAATCGATACTACGGGTGTGATAAGTTACAGAATCTCCATAACCGTGGCTGGGCTGTTACTTAGAACCGAATCATTGTTTAACAGAATGTTTTAAGATGGTATTTGTGAAACGTTGTTCATCTTCCGCTAGGTGGCGGTATCTCCTACATTACGCCCTTCCCTCAACCGAAAGCAAAATGTTTAGACAGGTTGCGTCCTTTCAATTTTGTTAACATATAGAATCAAAACCTATTATAGTAATGTTGTATGTGTAGTGTATGAACAAAAGCTGTTGACCGATACATATATGAGCAATAAAACGTTACCATAagctaaataaaatgcaatCCTTCTGGATTTACAGTATTGGTTAGGATCGtttgctaaattattaaaatgcatATGTAATTTGATATATTCTATGACAGATGAAATGCAATCTAAAATACAAAAAGCACTAATTTGTAAAATATCGTATATGTTTATAATTTACTTATTCcatggggggagaggggggggtcaGTAAACAGAATTGAAACAAAAGTATGATCCACAATCAAACCTGGATGACCCAATAAAATATAGTAATATATAAAATTTAGAATATATAACATAGGCTGATATCCACCGTCCCCATTCAATAGCTATGCACCAAGCTCGCGCTCTCTTCGCTCACGCTCATTCTTTCTCAAATCAATTGCATTTAAAGTGGTTGATTGgcaaaggaaaaacattttgcctaagtaaaaataaaaatagtaaatAACAAAAGTCTGAAGCGTAATTATATAGGTCCTCGTTACTCTCTTGCCCTTTGATCCCGTCGTATTGAATGGAAGCTGTCTTTCCCTCACACACAaatagagaatgagagagaaacgCACTCACGCACGGGCTGTTGTCCGTACTCACTGCACTGAGTgaaagtgagagagtgtgagggacaaagatagtgtgtgtgtgggagaaaagagacagagagcagcAGCAGACGAGGCGATAGCACCCCACGGCCGCTGCCCAGGTCAGATCCCGCGACAGCTCCCATCTACCCTACCAAGCAACGAGGTGACTTCCAACCCGCATCAACTATCATTCAACTGTCATTCCCACGGAGAGGGACATTTTCACCCGACGCCTGAAAGAAGTAGAATAATGTAAAAGAAGAAAGATGCCTCGGAAGAAGCAGTACCAACCGCAGCGCTTAGGGCTTCTATCACGTAAGTCTAGGCTATTCGGTAATGGGTTACCGCCGTCTACACTGCTGAGCGAAGCGGAAGCCGGGGCGTAAAGGTGAATAGAGGAAATGGGGACAAAACAGTCTACAGTAGCATAAGGGATGAGACGGGTTACGGTTTTTCACCGATCCTGCGGTCTGATCTACTGCACCCCGGCAGCTCGCGGGCGGCAGCCATGTTGTGAACCGGGAGAGCGGGTGCGCAAGCCGTGACCGCGGGGCCAGGGGATCAATAACGGGTTCGGTCTGTTCTCAAGGTTGAGTTCGGCTTTACCAGGCGGTCGTACTGACATTtatctgtacacacacacgcgcctaatcacacacacacacatgtttgtgTAGACTGTCCTAACGACTGACAGAATACCTTAACGAGGTTGCAGTATGAATGGGTACTGTACAGTCTACATTGTCTGTATGTGCGGTCTATAACTGGCCAGTAAACACTGTCGCGGACAGTAGAAAACACATCGTGTTTTTATAATAACATGTCAGTGTTATAACGTAAAAGAAAAGTTAACCTATATCGTGGCCATTTGTGTGTGGACTCCGTTGTTGTAGCCGAGTGTACGAGTATTCGGATTTGATGACACCGTCCGCTACGGACCAGCAAGTCTAACCGGACAAGCAGACCAGCAGATctcataaatgtatttttttctaacGTCAGTGTCGTATTGTTAGATAATATTTTGTCTTTCGTGTTGTAAAACCTATTATTTGTAGTAGCCCATTATTTCGATGAGGAGCGCGGTCAAAAAGCGGTGTGGTCCCGTCGTCTTCTTAGTGGTGGGCTGTGCCCCCACCACCCTCACTGGCACAGCTGGGTCATGGAGTTTAAACTCTGCTCCGTGCCTGCATGCACGACGCTTAACCAGCCAGCCAGTGATCTAGTTAGTCTGTTAGAAAGTCAGTCAGTAAGGTAAGTTAATAAATTAATTAGTCAGTCAGCTAGCCAGAAAAGATAATTCAGTTAATTAATCAGTCGGCCAGCCATTCATCCAGCCAGATAGTCAGGATTCCAAACACTGATTcagtcagacagccagccagtcatTGGAGAACAACCATAAATGTTGTCCTGTCCCTGGAACTTATGATGTCAGACCTGTGTTCACTGGACTGCCAGTAGTTATGATGTCATACTATATGTCATGTACCGTAGATAGCCATGTTTCAGAAGGCTGTCATCATGAGGTCATGTGCAGTAGATAGCCATGTTTCAGAAGGCTGTCATCATGAGGTCATGTACTGTAGATAGCCATGTTTCAGAAGGCTgtcatcatgatgtcatgtaCAGTAGATAGCCATGTTTCAGAAGGCCTGTAGTCATGATGTCATGTACAGTAGATAGCCATGATTCAGAAGGCCTGTAGTCAGGATGTCATGTACAGTAGATAGCCATGTTTCAGAAGGCCTGTAGTCAGGATGTCATGTACAGTAGATAGCCATGTTTCAGAAGGCCTGTAGTCAGGATGTCATGTACAGTAGATAGCCATGTTTCAGAAGGCCTGTAGTCAGGATGTCATGTACAGTAGATAGCCATGTTTCAGAAGGCCTGTAGTCAGGATGTCATGTACAGTAGATAGCCATGTTTCAGAAGGCCTGTAGTCAGGATGTCATGTACAGTAGATAGCCATGTTTCAGATCCTTGTATAGTCTGtctatgaaaaatattttctctctgttcaGGATCTGTTAGAACagaacatattttacatttagtaATTTAGCCACCATTTAGACCCTCTGCTAAGTCCATAttaatttacaggagcaattagcacgaagtgccttgctcaaggacaaaacaacagacatTTTTACCATATCAGCTCAGGAATTACAACACCTTTTTTTTAATGGCCCAGTAGGTCTTGACTAGTTTGCTATTTGATTATCAGAACACACCTGGTCAGAACAGAACATCTTGGCAGAGTAAAACAGAACACCTGTCAGAACAGAACACTTGGGCAGAGTAATACAGAACACCTGGGCAAAGTAATACAGAACACCTGGGCAGAATAATACAGAACACCTGGTCAATGTCAGACAGAACACCTGTAAGAACAGAACACCTGTAAGAACAGAACACCTGGGCAGAGTAATACAGAACACCTGGTCAAAGTCAGACAAGAACACCTGTCAGAACAGAACACCTGGTCAAAATCAGACAGAACACCTGTCAGAACAGAACACCAGAATTACCAGAGTAATACAGAACACCTGTCAGAACAGAACACCAGAATTACCAGAGTAATACAGAACACCTGGGGAGAGTAATACAGAACACTTggtcaaagacagacagaacaccTGTCAGAACAGAAAACCAACCACAGTTTCTCTATTGGTGAATCCTAAACACTTTTCCTTGATTCCTTACATTCATGGCTCCTTGAAAGAAAAGCTCTTTGTTTTGAGGAGCAAATCAAGAAAGGCTTTAGTCTCAGTTCGTCCAGAGAGATTAAATGTTTCGCTGTGGCTTCTCCATCACCTGTCAACCAATCATGGCATCCTGTAATCTGTAACATACATAGCATTGTGTCACCAGCGAGTCGTACAAGTCATCTGCTGTATAGGCTGCAGTTATCGAATGGGTGACGTGATCTCATGAATATTCATGATTCTGCTCTAACCTCTCTGCTGCTAGAGCATGGTTACCATGGCAACACTGTCACTGTCATCTGGGTGAGGTAGTTGCCCCTAAATACTGATCTAAggtcagttgtgtgtgtgtattcacagGGGAAACGCTGACTAGATCTTTGGTTTAGGAGGTTTCATCAGCCTACCTAGTAGACTGATGAAACCTTAATTCTGTGCTCtcctctatctatctctatctACCTCTATCCCTCTCCATCTACCTCTATCCCTCTCCATCTACCTCTATCCCTCTCCATCTACCTCTATCCCTCTCCATCTACCTCTATGCCTCTCCATCTACCTCTATCCCTCACTATCtacctctatccctctctatctacctctatctatctctatctatctacctctatctatctctatctatccacctctatccctctctatctacctctatctatctctctctatctacctctatctacctctatccctctctatctacctctatccctctctatctacctctatctatctctatctACCACTATCTCTGTATCCATCtgtttccccctctctccctagACTATTTCCATTCTCTCccctttcactctctcccccttctctcccccttctctctctcagatAGGGTTAAGACCCCGATAACAGTCACCCTGGCAACAGAACCTCTGGTGAACGAGATGAGTTGCGGCGGTGACACAGAGGATCCTCACCGCTCCTCCTCAAACCCTCGCCCCTCTCTGGCACCTCCACCCACACCCCATGATCTCCCACCCACCTCCTTGGATCCCCAAGGCCTGTGTCAAACTCAGGATCCACCCTCCACACCCTCCTCCTCTCGCTTCCCCCAGGATCACGGCCTGGTTCCGGGGCAGAGTGAACCGGGTCAGGGTCCCGTGGATAATACGCTGGATAaggacctgtctctctcctccatcttggCCCTGCTGTGTGGGGGGGTGAACCCCCTCCAGGGCCTGGGGAGAGAGACGCTGACCTGCCCCCCGGTCGGTGTCCAGGGCCTGGGGAGAGAGACGCTGACATGCCCCCCGGTCGGTGTCCAGGGCCTGGGGAGAGAGACGCTGACCTGCCCCTCGGTCGGTGTGAAGCCGGGGGCCTCGACTCTGGGAGGACATGGGAGGATgcagggaggaaggagagaaggggaagGAGACTCTTCCCCCCCACTGGGTTTGCTCCCTGATGTGCCCCCGCTCTCCCAGCATGCCTTGCAGCTCAGCGCTCTAGCCCAGAGGGTAGCCAAgaactctctctcttccccctcctctttTTCGTTCACTCCCCCCTCCTGCGCTGTGTCCTCCAGGCAGCCGGTGTCTGGGGAGCTCCAGGGAAGGCCAGCAGAGCAGGATGTCTGGCCCAGTCACAGGTGCTCCTGGGCAGGTAAAGGAGGACGCCTCTCCCCTGACTCTGCCATCCAGCGCCTCAGGGCCGCAGCAGCCAACGCTGCCCTTCACAACAGAAGCGCTgatccctcctcctctccctccctctcctccggAGGTGTAGTATTGCAGGAGGAGGTGTGTCTGACCCTCGACCCCAGGCCCCTGACCTCTCCCTCGTCCGCTAGTTCCACCCTTGCCGCACTGTCCCAGAAGGTCAGCCAGAGTGGTCCAGGGTCAAAGGTCGCCAGTTCAGTGAGGTCAGAGGTGAGTTCGGGGCAGAAGCTCTCCAGcacctcctccttcctctccctcctctcccgctcctcccccactcctctGTCTCAAAGCTCATCCAAAGTTGGAGAGAACCGGGGGGGTCTATCACCAGAGCCCAGGCCTGAAGAGGAGACCCAAACCCGAGCAGAGAACCAGGCcgtgcccccctccccctgtaAGAATCAAGGCTCAGCCCTCCTGCCCCAGATGGAAAGTAAGACGAAGCCCAGGTCACCCCCTCTCCCCTTGGATACTCAGGTGAACACCAGCCCCGTGGGGGAGAGCAGCCCTGGAGCACAGACAGGTAGGCAGATCAGTGACTTATttcctctctgttcatctcagTTTGATTGATGATGAAGGGTTTCTGTTGACCcatgccacccccccccccccacacccagtTGTCTACCAGTGTCCAGTATGTGGGCTGCAGATGAAGAGGAGAAGCTACTGGAGGAGACACATGTCTGTCCACACGGGGTTGAAGAGCCAGCAGTGTCAACTCTGCCCATTCCGCTGCGCACGCAAAGACAACCTCACAGCCCACATGAAggtagaggacacacacacacaccaaggtagaggacacacacacacacaaacaggtctGGCAATAGGAATAAAGACAGACATCCAAAATTGAGAGCCCTTAAAAGTTGTAAACAttttactaaccctaacccaaaaaacttaaccctaattctaaccctaactccatAAACCaaaccataattccaaaaatctaaccctaattctaaccctaaccaaattGTTATCCTAAACCCAACACTTCAGCCAAAGTACTTCTTTTACTCATTGTCATGATTTAACAGGAAATGAGTGTCACCACTTATACAGtaaaacccaaacacacacgtgcagtagccaaatgaacacacacgtgcagtagccaaatgaacacacacgtgcagtagccaaatgaacacacacgTGCAGTAGCCAAATTAACACACACGTGCAGTagccaaatgaacacacacgtgcagaagccaaatgaacacacacgtgcagaagccaaatgaacacacacgtgcagaagccaaatgaacacacacgtgcagtagccaaatgaacacacacgtgcagtagccaaatgaacacacacgtgcagtagccaaatgaacacacacgTGCAGTAGCCAAATCCACAGTTcatgattttttccccctcccacAGGTCCACATACAGAAGGAAAAAGGGGAGGAGTTTCAATGTAACCTTTGCCCTTTCACCTCACCCCGCCACTTTAGCCTGAAGTTGCACATGAGATGCCACCAGAGaccaggcagacacacacacacacacacacacacacttgcggGAGACGCAGAGCGAGACCGCGGGGGGAAGGAGAAGACAGAGTCTGAGGGAGGTGAGCAGGCCAGGTTGCAGCCAGGGTGTAAAGTAGATCTCTCCCCCAGACTCCTAGACACCAGCCTCCGTTACTCCTCCTGTTCAGCTCCACTGCACTCCGCTCCGGTGCAGCAGGAGCTCCTGAGGCAAGAGGGGGAGGCGGAGGGAGccaaagagggacagagaggtgaAGTTTGTGTGAAAGAGGAACCCCAAGATCTGCAGGTCTCAACCTCCTCCCagctcctcccatctcctccactctcccccctcctcccccgcccaactccttccctctccccactctcacctccctccctctcctcccttcttcaCTCCCTCTCCCCACACCCCCCCTTGCTCGCTCCCAAGAGAAACAGGCGCAAAGCCAGAACACCCCCTCATTCGCCCTCTGCCCAGAAacgcagaacacacacacccctcacacacCCACCTCTGATGGTTCCCATGGCGACCTCTCTCTTCAGCCCTGACATCAGCTCCAAGACGGCTTCTGACCTGCTCATCAAACtctcaggtaacacacacacacacacacacaagcaaacaccaacacaaacacacactgtaaaccTTCATGTGTAATTACACATCCATCTCTTCCTTTGCAGAGGCCACCCAGAAGGCTGAGCTGAAGCCTGGGTCTCTGGTGAAGCAGGAGGCCCAGGAGGAGGGCCTGGTCCCTGGGCAACAGCAGCAGGGAGCTGAGCCTGGCCTGGCCCTCTCTCCAGATGGCCCTGGGGCTAGTCCggagccccccacccccctgccACCCTCTACAGAGGTTCAGACAGAGAGGGGCCTGCTGGAGCAAGACATCAGTGTCACTGTGGCTTCTGAACTGCTTAGAAGACTCTCCGGTAGGTCatggatgcacacacacagagacacgcacacacacacacacacacacacacacacacacagagacacacacacacacacacagagacacgcgcacacacacacacacacacacacagagacacgcgcacacacacacacagagacacacacacacacacacacacagagacacgcacacacacacacacacagagacacacacacagagacacgcacacacacacacacacacagagacacacacacacacacacacacacacacagagacacgcacccacacacacacacacacagagacacgcacacacacacacacatagacacgcacacacacagagacacacacacacacacacacacacacacacacagagacacgcacacacacacagacacacagagacacgcacacacacacacagagacacacacacacacacacagagacacgcacacacagagacacacacacacacacacacagagagacatgcacacacacacagacacacacacacacagagacacgcacacacagagacacacacacacaaagacacacacacagagacacgcacacacagagacacacacacacagagacacacacacacagagacacacacacacagagacacgcacacacaaagacacgcgcacacacagagacacacacacacacacacacagagacacgcacacagagacacgcacacacagagacacgcacacagagacatgcacacacacagagacacgcacacacagagacacgcacacagagaaacacgcacacacacagagacacagagacacacaagcaCGTGCACACCCTCTGTTTTCTCTTATGCTCCACCTTCGTCCATGCCAATcacagagaaacaggaagtggtTGTCCAGGGGTTAACAgtaaaggaggaggaggaaccTATGGAAGTTGACCCCTTAACCCCAAACATGACCCCTAACCCAGCCCTGACCCTAGGGGGGCGAGTGGAGCCCATTAGGGACAAGGATACAGCCCCTGCCTCTCTCATCCCTAAAGAAGAGGATCTGTTTCAGAAAGAACTCTTCTCCCAGGACATTTCAGTCAAGATGGCCTCCGCTTTGCTCTTCCAACTCTCAGGTACGAACGTATTCAAAAACACTCGTAAAAAACCGGTTGTCTGTTTCATTTGTGATTTCTGTGTTTTATCCTGTCGTGACAGATGACAATGTCAAACAGgttttaattttgttaaataaatgtcaaaccaatttattattaaaaaaaaacattaaaataaacctGTTTTCAGATGTGGTGTAACTATTTACATTGAATTCAGAACATCCGATTTAGTCAGTTTTCCATCAATAGTTGTTACAAACAAACATCCAGTCTTCTCTTCCAGCACTAACAGTTGactcttgtttttttaaagaaaaattctACAAAGCCAACGATTTAAAGGAAAGCAGATCCTTTGGTTTCCCTGTGGAGAAGAAGCCCAGTGCCCCAGACCAACCCAGCCCCCCGGACCAGCCCGACCCCATCCAGCCTTCCCCTGACCGCCTACAGCCGGGTAGGTGAACTGGGTTAAAGGTCAGGAGTACAACAGCACCCGAGACAGACGTTATGGAGTTGAAAGATAAATCATTCAATAAAGTGCAGCAGCGGGATGTTAACCTTTGCTACATTAAATGAGTTAAGCCCCCTTAGTGGAGACACTACAGAAGATAAGAGAGCTAAACGCCCCTAGTAGAGACACTACAGAAGATAAAAGAGTTAAGCCCTTTAGTGGAGACAAAAGATAATAGAGTTAAGCCCCTGGTTGAGACACTACAGAAGATAAAATAATTAAGCCACCTAGTGGAGAAATTACAGAAGATGAAAGGTTAAGCCCCCTTGAGGAGACATTACAGAAGATAAGAGTTAAGACCTCTAGAGGAGACACTACAGAAGATATGAGAGTTAAGCCCCCTTGAGGAAACCCTACAGAAGAGAGTTAAGCCCCCTAGAGGAGACACTACAGGAGATGCAGAGTTAAGCCCCCTACTGGAGACATTACAGAAGGTAAAAGAGTTAAACCCCCTTGAGGAGACACTACAGAAGATGCAGAGTTAAGCCCCCTACTGGAGACACTGTGGAAGGCAGGCTGTTTGGATGGAACATGAAAATGTTCTGGGCTGCTCTATAAAAGTGCCTGTAACTCAACATCCAGTCATAGTAATGTTCAAATTATGTTAGTTATAGTAGGTATCATCTAACCAAGATATGAACCCCAATAACGGTCAATAACTACCGGAAAATGCAGAGGATTTTAGCTTTAATGGCCTCTTGttgttagaggtcagaggtcactcCACTCAAAACGACCGCCCTCTCCCACTCATCACCTGATCTGTGTGGTTTGATTTTGGTGGATTAAttatccctcctctctctctcttctctcctctgtctgtcccctcctcctcctcccctccccccttcctccttttcccctccccccttcctccttttcctctcccctcgtccctttctccttctcccctcctccttctcccagTAGGTTGTAAGTATAGATGTCCAGTGTGTTCGTATCAAGCCCAGTGTCAGACCAACCTGAACCATCACCTGGCGTCACACACTGCTAAAACCTCCGGCTGGGACTATTACTAcaggtctcacacacacacacacacgcacactctctcacacacacacacgcacacgcacacgcacacacgcacactctcacacacacacacacacacacacacgcgcacacgcacacgcacactctcacacacacacacacacacacacacgtctgatGACCTTGTGGCCATTCCCCTTTCAGGT from Esox lucius isolate fEsoLuc1 chromosome 24, fEsoLuc1.pri, whole genome shotgun sequence carries:
- the LOC105007274 gene encoding zinc finger protein 827 isoform X3, producing MPRKKQYQPQRLGLLSHRVKTPITVTLATEPLVNEMSCGGDTEDPHRSSSNPRPSLAPPPTPHDLPPTSLDPQGLCQTQDPPSTPSSSRFPQDHGLVPGQSEPGQGPVDNTLDKDLSLSSILALLCGGVNPLQGLGRETLTCPPVGVQGLGRETLTCPPVGVQGLGRETLTCPSVGVKPGASTLGGHGRMQGGRREGEGDSSPPLGLLPDVPPLSQHALQLSALAQRVAKNSLSSPSSFSFTPPSCAVSSRQPVSGELQGRPAEQDVWPSHRCSWAGKGGRLSPDSAIQRLRAAAANAALHNRSADPSSSPSLSSGGVVLQEEVCLTLDPRPLTSPSSASSTLAALSQKVSQSGPGSKVASSVRSEVSSGQKLSSTSSFLSLLSRSSPTPLSQSSSKVGENRGGLSPEPRPEEETQTRAENQAVPPSPCKNQGSALLPQMESKTKPRSPPLPLDTQVNTSPVGESSPGAQTVVYQCPVCGLQMKRRSYWRRHMSVHTGLKSQQCQLCPFRCARKDNLTAHMKVHIQKEKGEEFQCNLCPFTSPRHFSLKLHMRCHQRPGRHTHTHTHTLAGDAERDRGGKEKTESEGGEQARLQPGCKVDLSPRLLDTSLRYSSCSAPLHSAPVQQELLRQEGEAEGAKEGQRGEVCVKEEPQDLQVSTSSQLLPSPPLSPLLPRPTPSLSPLSPPSLSSLLHSLSPHPPLLAPKRNRRKARTPPHSPSAQKRRTHTPLTHPPLMVPMATSLFSPDISSKTASDLLIKLSEATQKAELKPGSLVKQEAQEEGLVPGQQQQGAEPGLALSPDGPGASPEPPTPLPPSTEVQTERGLLEQDISVTVASELLRRLSEKQEVVVQGLTVKEEEEPMEVDPLTPNMTPNPALTLGGRVEPIRDKDTAPASLIPKEEDLFQKELFSQDISVKMASALLFQLSEKFYKANDLKESRSFGFPVEKKPSAPDQPSPPDQPDPIQPSPDRLQPVGCKYRCPVCSYQAQCQTNLNHHLASHTAKTSGWDYYYRCHMCGFELEGRSQFLGHMMEHSEWERDAFSLRCSVCDHSTNEERAMRLHASSHTLTHTAGETGGEDYPETHLAGSHAPEDSPVDRESPHNRVLRSLQI
- the LOC105007274 gene encoding zinc finger protein 827 isoform X2; the encoded protein is MPRKKQYQPQRLGLLSHRVKTPITVTLATEPLVNEMSCGGDTEDPHRSSSNPRPSLAPPPTPHDLPPTSLDPQGLCQTQDPPSTPSSSRFPQDHGLVPGQSEPGQGPVDNTLDKDLSLSSILALLCGGVNPLQGLGRETLTCPPVGVQGLGRETLTCPPVGVQGLGRETLTCPSVGVKPGASTLGGHGRMQGGRREGEGDSSPPLGLLPDVPPLSQHALQLSALAQRVAKNSLSSPSSFSFTPPSCAVSSRQPVSGELQGRPAEQDVWPSHRCSWAGKGGRLSPDSAIQRLRAAAANAALHNRSADPSSSPSLSSGGVVLQEEVCLTLDPRPLTSPSSASSTLAALSQKVSQSGPGSKVASSVRSEVSSGQKLSSTSSFLSLLSRSSPTPLSQSSSKVGENRGGLSPEPRPEEETQTRAENQAVPPSPCKNQGSALLPQMESKTKPRSPPLPLDTQVNTSPVGESSPGAQTVVYQCPVCGLQMKRRSYWRRHMSVHTGLKSQQCQLCPFRCARKDNLTAHMKVHIQKEKGEEFQCNLCPFTSPRHFSLKLHMRCHQRPGRHTHTHTHTLAGDAERDRGGKEKTESEGGEQARLQPGCKVDLSPRLLDTSLRYSSCSAPLHSAPVQQELLRQEGEAEGAKEGQRGEVCVKEEPQDLQVSTSSQLLPSPPLSPLLPRPTPSLSPLSPPSLSSLLHSLSPHPPLLAPKRNRRKARTPPHSPSAQKRRTHTPLTHPPLMVPMATSLFSPDISSKTASDLLIKLSEATQKAELKPGSLVKQEAQEEGLVPGQQQQGAEPGLALSPDGPGASPEPPTPLPPSTEVQTERGLLEQDISVTVASELLRRLSEKQEVVVQGLTVKEEEEPMEVDPLTPNMTPNPALTLGGRVEPIRDKDTAPASLIPKEEDLFQKELFSQDISVKMASALLFQLSEKFYKANDLKESRSFGFPVEKKPSAPDQPSPPDQPDPIQPSPDRLQPVGCKYRCPVCSYQAQCQTNLNHHLASHTAKTSGWDYYYRCHMCGFELEGRSQFLGHMMEHSEWERDAFSLRCSVCDHSTNEERAMRLHASSHTLTHTAGETGGEDYPETHLAGSHAPEDSPVDRESPHNRVLRVFKGLWAAVLMGGSM
- the LOC105007274 gene encoding zinc finger protein 827 isoform X1 yields the protein MPRKKQYQPQRLGLLSHRVKTPITVTLATEPLVNEMSCGGDTEDPHRSSSNPRPSLAPPPTPHDLPPTSLDPQGLCQTQDPPSTPSSSRFPQDHGLVPGQSEPGQGPVDNTLDKDLSLSSILALLCGGVNPLQGLGRETLTCPPVGVQGLGRETLTCPPVGVQGLGRETLTCPSVGVKPGASTLGGHGRMQGGRREGEGDSSPPLGLLPDVPPLSQHALQLSALAQRVAKNSLSSPSSFSFTPPSCAVSSRQPVSGELQGRPAEQDVWPSHRCSWAGKGGRLSPDSAIQRLRAAAANAALHNRSADPSSSPSLSSGGVVLQEEVCLTLDPRPLTSPSSASSTLAALSQKVSQSGPGSKVASSVRSEVSSGQKLSSTSSFLSLLSRSSPTPLSQSSSKVGENRGGLSPEPRPEEETQTRAENQAVPPSPCKNQGSALLPQMESKTKPRSPPLPLDTQVNTSPVGESSPGAQTVVYQCPVCGLQMKRRSYWRRHMSVHTGLKSQQCQLCPFRCARKDNLTAHMKVHIQKEKGEEFQCNLCPFTSPRHFSLKLHMRCHQRPGRHTHTHTHTLAGDAERDRGGKEKTESEGGEQARLQPGCKVDLSPRLLDTSLRYSSCSAPLHSAPVQQELLRQEGEAEGAKEGQRGEVCVKEEPQDLQVSTSSQLLPSPPLSPLLPRPTPSLSPLSPPSLSSLLHSLSPHPPLLAPKRNRRKARTPPHSPSAQKRRTHTPLTHPPLMVPMATSLFSPDISSKTASDLLIKLSEATQKAELKPGSLVKQEAQEEGLVPGQQQQGAEPGLALSPDGPGASPEPPTPLPPSTEVQTERGLLEQDISVTVASELLRRLSEKQEVVVQGLTVKEEEEPMEVDPLTPNMTPNPALTLGGRVEPIRDKDTAPASLIPKEEDLFQKELFSQDISVKMASALLFQLSEKFYKANDLKESRSFGFPVEKKPSAPDQPSPPDQPDPIQPSPDRLQPVGCKYRCPVCSYQAQCQTNLNHHLASHTAKTSGWDYYYRCHMCGFELEGRSQFLGHMMEHSEWERDAFSLRCSVCDHSTNEERAMRLHASSHTLTHTAGETGGEDYPETHLAGSHAPEDSPVDRESPHNRVLRCPLCEFSTNRPVSMVTHMRSSHSTADQHLCCICQRSFPGQPELQAHVRGHRQGNQYRCDRCGHLARTANKLIEHVRVHTGERPFTCDLCPYSAKRRDSLRLHCRLKHPEHTPSHAHTHAGQHTHRSALNHLSTSSSLSSWFRGSDFSPLFPLTTLLSLRPLSRPSSCSPSSPPPPLPESLSSSPLPKLSFLAYLGLTEQT